In a genomic window of Candidatus Eisenbacteria bacterium:
- a CDS encoding 16S rRNA (uracil(1498)-N(3))-methyltransferase, whose translation MTIRDRDERSRFFYVLPSDLRRSSFRFPPDEEEHILRVLRLRTGAVVTAVDGEGWGAHARLRMEGARLEADVIERFRSRAEPLLRITLAAGLLKGQEMDRVVERCAEIGVAVFQPFVSERSVPGGPRVREGKRLERWERLARSGMKVARGAALMSVQPVSGLDAVIDAVRLHERSFVMEREAPPLPREVRIGTALVVVGPEGGLTAEERKSLLVAGAEPASLGPRNLRAGTASLAAAAFLLAPPDPWEVGGPEVVEKVSPAP comes from the coding sequence GTGACCATTCGAGATCGAGACGAACGCTCGCGATTCTTCTATGTTCTCCCCTCCGACCTCCGGAGGTCTTCGTTCCGTTTTCCGCCCGACGAGGAAGAGCACATCCTTCGCGTGCTCCGCTTGCGGACCGGAGCGGTCGTGACGGCGGTCGACGGCGAGGGATGGGGAGCGCATGCGCGGCTTCGCATGGAGGGCGCGCGCCTGGAGGCGGATGTGATCGAGCGGTTCCGCTCGCGCGCGGAGCCCCTCCTTCGGATTACCCTCGCGGCGGGCCTCCTCAAGGGCCAGGAGATGGATCGCGTGGTCGAACGGTGCGCCGAGATCGGCGTTGCCGTGTTTCAGCCGTTCGTCTCGGAAAGGAGCGTCCCCGGCGGCCCTCGGGTTCGGGAAGGGAAGAGGCTTGAGAGGTGGGAGCGCCTCGCGCGGAGCGGGATGAAGGTGGCGCGCGGGGCGGCGCTCATGAGCGTGCAGCCGGTCTCCGGTCTGGACGCGGTGATCGACGCCGTGCGCCTCCACGAGCGTTCGTTCGTGATGGAGCGGGAGGCGCCCCCGCTTCCCCGGGAGGTGCGGATCGGGACGGCGCTCGTCGTCGTAGGGCCGGAGGGCGGGCTCACGGCGGAGGAGAGGAAGTCGCTCCTCGTGGCAGGGGCGGAACCGGCCTCTCTCGGGCCGCGGAACCTCCGCGCGGGGACCGCTTCGCTGGCGGCGGCGGCTTTTCTCCTCGCGCCGCCCGATCCGTGGGAGGTCGGAGGCCCGGAAGTCGTTGAAAAAGTGAGCCCTGCGCCTTGA
- the dnaJ gene encoding molecular chaperone DnaJ: MSKRDYYDVLGVGREASEEEIKKAYRKLAFQHHPDRNQGNKEAEEKFKEATEAYEILRDKEKRSRYDHLGHAGLEGAFGGAQGGGFGGGFDLHDALRAFMRDFGGAGFGDWFGFGEERGSRGGSRRGRDVQIRLPLSLDEIASGTEKKIKVRLRVRCDTCGGSGASGGAGARVCPECRGTGERRVVQRSFLGHLVNVTPCPMCAGEGSVIESPCGACRGEGLVESRETVAVRIPAGVAAGNYIPLRGKGNAGPRGGPAGDLVVVIEELPHETFTRHGDDILCDVSISFGQAVLGDAIEVPSLDGRVKMNVPAGTPSGKIFRLRGKGIPHLRGSARGDELVRVNIHVPKKPSREEKNLLREMREKDLFRPGE, encoded by the coding sequence ATGTCGAAGCGGGACTATTATGATGTCCTCGGCGTCGGGCGGGAGGCCTCCGAGGAGGAGATCAAGAAGGCCTACCGGAAGCTCGCGTTTCAGCATCATCCCGATCGGAACCAAGGAAACAAGGAAGCGGAGGAAAAGTTCAAGGAAGCGACCGAGGCGTACGAGATCCTTCGGGACAAGGAGAAGCGGAGCCGCTACGACCACCTCGGGCACGCGGGTCTCGAGGGGGCCTTCGGCGGCGCGCAAGGGGGCGGGTTCGGGGGCGGCTTCGACCTCCACGATGCGCTTCGCGCGTTCATGCGCGACTTCGGCGGGGCCGGCTTCGGCGACTGGTTCGGGTTCGGCGAGGAGCGGGGGTCGCGCGGCGGCTCTCGGCGCGGGCGCGATGTCCAAATCCGACTTCCGCTGTCGCTCGACGAGATCGCCTCAGGCACGGAGAAGAAGATCAAGGTCCGGCTCCGCGTGCGATGCGACACATGCGGGGGGAGCGGCGCGTCGGGCGGGGCAGGCGCGCGCGTCTGCCCGGAATGCCGCGGAACCGGCGAGCGGCGCGTCGTCCAACGCTCGTTCCTCGGACATCTCGTGAACGTGACCCCCTGCCCGATGTGCGCGGGAGAGGGGAGCGTCATCGAGTCGCCGTGCGGCGCCTGTCGCGGGGAAGGTCTCGTCGAGAGCCGAGAGACCGTCGCCGTCCGGATTCCGGCGGGGGTCGCCGCGGGAAACTACATACCGCTACGAGGCAAGGGGAACGCGGGGCCGCGCGGCGGACCCGCGGGGGATCTCGTCGTCGTGATCGAGGAGCTGCCGCACGAGACGTTCACGCGGCACGGCGACGACATTCTTTGCGACGTGTCGATCTCTTTCGGCCAGGCCGTTCTCGGCGACGCGATCGAGGTCCCTTCGCTCGACGGCCGCGTGAAGATGAACGTGCCTGCGGGGACGCCGTCGGGGAAGATCTTCCGCCTCCGCGGAAAGGGGATCCCCCACCTCAGGGGGAGCGCGCGCGGAGACGAGCTCGTCCGCGTGAACATCCACGTTCCGAAGAAGCCCTCTCGCGAGGAGAAGAACTTGCTCCGCGAGATGCGCGAGAAGGACCTTTTCCGGCCGGGAGAGTGA
- a CDS encoding endonuclease MutS2 codes for MNRHALDVLEFNRIVELVRGKCLSPLGAARTERMVPFVSPETMRDRHARLREVLGIIDRKGTIPLGGAVDLSAPLARATVEGAILEPAELLQVLRMARMADDVKRFFRGEAEPSPKLMAIASGLEPLTAMQKEIARCLDEDGRVVDRASSELAAIRSEIESTREEVRAVLERTLHSRRLQRSLQEPIITLRNGRYVLPVKEEERRAIEGIVHDHSGSGATVFIEPIETVEKNNRLARLHREEEREVRRILRSLTDRVRDEGGALARNGEILALLDFTQAKGMFARETRSVIPECASGGRIRIRKGRHPLLEKSLVAAGRGESLTPLDIEFPEGAATMVLTGPNAGGKTVALKTIGLFALMAQAGLGVPAEEGTELPFFEKIFADIGDEQSIESSLSSFSARLRHMVRILEDAGPGSLVLLDELGSGTDPSEGAALAMSVLEEIHSRGAVSFVTTHLGSLKIFVHEHPGMVNASMAFDRERLWPTYRLEVGFPGTSHALEIAARLGIPEAVVERARGYSSGAEGEIDSLLDDLRARAARAGELERALAGEKERIAALSSRLDEEARVFGEEKRRWESAKTAEAKRVLDDARALVERVVREIRGGGAETDAVRRAHRALEEERERLAARLQDLEAPRRVPEPVEVGQMVHVRSMNRDGQVVALANREGRVLVETGGIRLEIPASDLGPPKGKTRAKPRGAGLENPPKDAAYELDLRGLRIEEARTALDRFLDRAAVSGLPSVRIIHGIGTGKVRAEVGAVLAEDPRVESFRLGENGGFTVVEMG; via the coding sequence GTGAACCGACACGCACTTGATGTCCTCGAGTTCAATCGCATCGTCGAGCTCGTGCGGGGGAAGTGTCTCTCTCCGCTCGGTGCCGCTCGGACCGAAAGGATGGTTCCCTTCGTCTCCCCGGAGACGATGCGCGATCGGCACGCGCGCCTGCGGGAGGTCCTCGGGATCATCGACCGGAAGGGGACGATCCCCCTCGGAGGCGCGGTCGACCTCTCCGCGCCCCTCGCGCGGGCGACCGTGGAGGGTGCGATCCTCGAGCCTGCGGAGCTTCTTCAAGTGCTCCGGATGGCGCGCATGGCGGACGACGTGAAGCGCTTCTTCAGGGGTGAAGCGGAGCCCTCTCCGAAGCTCATGGCGATCGCTTCGGGCCTCGAGCCGTTGACCGCGATGCAAAAGGAGATCGCGCGTTGTCTCGACGAGGACGGGCGCGTCGTCGACCGGGCGAGCTCGGAGCTCGCCGCGATCCGGAGCGAGATCGAGTCGACGAGAGAAGAGGTGCGCGCGGTGCTCGAGCGCACGCTCCACTCGAGGCGGCTCCAGCGGTCGTTGCAGGAGCCGATCATCACGCTCCGAAACGGGCGGTATGTTCTCCCCGTGAAGGAAGAGGAGAGGCGCGCGATCGAGGGGATCGTCCACGACCACTCCGGGTCGGGCGCGACCGTGTTCATCGAGCCGATCGAGACGGTCGAGAAGAACAACCGGCTCGCCCGCCTCCATCGGGAAGAAGAGCGGGAGGTCCGGCGGATCCTCAGAAGCCTGACCGACCGCGTGAGGGACGAGGGGGGTGCGCTCGCGCGGAACGGCGAGATCCTCGCCCTTCTCGACTTCACGCAGGCGAAGGGGATGTTCGCAAGGGAGACGCGGTCGGTGATCCCGGAGTGCGCGTCCGGCGGGCGGATCCGCATTCGAAAGGGACGGCATCCGCTTCTGGAGAAGTCCCTCGTCGCTGCCGGACGGGGGGAGAGCCTGACTCCTTTAGATATCGAGTTTCCGGAAGGAGCGGCCACGATGGTCCTCACGGGCCCGAACGCGGGCGGGAAGACCGTGGCGCTCAAGACGATCGGTCTCTTCGCGCTGATGGCGCAAGCCGGTCTGGGCGTTCCCGCCGAGGAGGGGACGGAGCTTCCCTTTTTCGAGAAGATCTTCGCGGACATCGGCGACGAGCAGTCGATCGAGTCGAGCCTGTCGAGTTTCTCGGCGCGTCTTCGGCACATGGTGCGGATCCTCGAAGACGCGGGGCCCGGTTCGCTCGTCCTTCTCGACGAGCTCGGGAGCGGGACCGATCCGTCCGAGGGGGCCGCGCTCGCGATGAGCGTCCTCGAGGAGATTCACTCGAGGGGGGCCGTTTCGTTCGTCACGACCCATCTCGGATCGCTGAAGATCTTCGTGCACGAGCATCCGGGCATGGTGAACGCGTCGATGGCCTTCGATCGGGAGCGGTTGTGGCCGACCTACCGCCTCGAGGTTGGGTTCCCCGGAACGAGCCACGCGCTCGAGATCGCCGCCCGTCTCGGAATCCCCGAGGCGGTTGTCGAGCGCGCCCGTGGCTACTCGTCCGGAGCCGAGGGGGAGATCGACTCCCTCCTCGACGACTTGCGGGCGCGCGCCGCCCGCGCGGGTGAGCTCGAGCGGGCGCTTGCCGGCGAGAAGGAGCGGATCGCGGCCCTCTCCTCGCGTCTGGACGAGGAGGCGAGGGTTTTCGGCGAGGAGAAGCGCCGGTGGGAGAGCGCAAAGACCGCGGAAGCGAAGAGGGTTCTCGACGACGCGCGGGCTCTCGTCGAGCGCGTGGTCCGCGAGATCCGCGGAGGAGGCGCCGAAACGGACGCGGTGCGGCGCGCCCATCGCGCGCTCGAGGAGGAAAGGGAGCGGCTCGCGGCGCGGCTGCAGGATCTCGAGGCTCCCCGCCGCGTGCCCGAACCCGTCGAGGTGGGGCAAATGGTTCATGTGCGAAGCATGAACCGGGACGGACAGGTGGTCGCTCTCGCCAACCGCGAAGGGCGCGTGCTCGTCGAAACGGGGGGAATCCGGCTCGAAATCCCCGCATCCGACCTCGGGCCGCCCAAGGGGAAGACGAGGGCGAAGCCGCGCGGCGCGGGCCTGGAGAATCCCCCGAAGGACGCGGCGTACGAGCTCGATCTTCGAGGCCTTCGGATCGAGGAAGCGCGCACGGCACTCGATCGCTTTCTCGACCGAGCGGCGGTCTCGGGTCTCCCCTCGGTGCGGATCATTCACGGGATCGGGACGGGGAAGGTCCGGGCCGAGGTCGGGGCGGTGCTGGCGGAGGATCCCCGCGTGGAGTCCTTTAGGCTCGGTGAGAACGGCGGCTTCACCGTCGTGGAGATGGGGTAG